The Geomonas ferrireducens DNA segment GAGGACAAGTCCAAAAGCGAGAACGTCCGCTACATAGGACACCTCGGCACCGGCGACCACAACGCCTTCAACTGCAGCCCGATGGCGGTCCTCAACGTGAGCCGCGACGGCATGGCGAGATACGGCTTTTCCCCTGCCACCCGCGTTTTCGAGGCGGCGGGCGCAGGCGCCTGCATGATCACCGACCTATGGGAGGGGATCGGCGAGTTTTTCGAGCCGGAACGCGAGATCTTGGTCGCCGCGAACGGCGAGGAGGTGGCGCAGATCCTGGAGCGACTCACTCCCGCGCTTGCCGCGGAGGTGGGTAGAAAGGCGCGGGCGCGGGTACGTGCCGAGCACACCTACACGCACCGGGCAAGGCAGTTCGAGGAGATCTTCTCCGCCGGATCGGCGCGGCGCATCGGGAGGTTGCCATGAAGATAGTCGTCCTTGGGCTCTCCATCACCTCTTCCTGGGGAAACGGTCACGCCACCACCTACCGGGGCCTTTTGCGCGAGATGGATCGGCGCGGACACGAGATCCTCTTCCTCGAGCGCGACGCGCGCTGGTACGAGGCGCACCGCGACCTCCCGGAGCCGCCATTTTGCAGGACGCTTCTCTACGGCTCACTCGACGAGCTTTTCTCCGAATACGGCCCGGAGATCTGTGATGCCGACTGCGTCATCGTCGGCTCCTACGTCTACCAGGGGATCGAGGTCGGGAAGTGGGTGAGCCGGCACGCACGGGGGATCAAGGCCTTCTACGACATAGACACCCCGGTGACCCTGGCCGCCCTTGCCAGGGGGGAGTGCCAGTACCTGAGCGAGGACCTTATCCCCTGCTACGACCTCTACCTCTCTTTCACCGGCGGCCCGACCCTCGACCATCTTGAACGCCACTACGGCTCGCGTGCCGCGCGCCCCCTTTACTGTTCCGTCGACCCCCTGGTGCACTTCCCGATGCCGGTGACGCCGCGCTGGGATCTGGGCTACCTCGGCACCTACAGTGACGATCGGCAGCCCGGTCTGGAGCAGCTCCTTTTTCAGCCAGCCTTCCACTGGCGCAAGGGGCGTTTCGTGGTGGCAGGGGCGCAGTACCCCGCCTCGCTCAAGTGGCCTGAGAACACGCACCACATCGAGCATCTTCCTCCGGAGTGTCACAGCGAGTTCTACAGCTCGCAGCGCTTCACGCTCAACCTGACCCGCAGACAGATGCTAGTCGCGGGCTATTCCCCGAGCGTGCGCCTCTTCGAGGCGGCCGCCTGCGCCGTTCCCGTTGTGTCGGACCGCTGGCCTGGCCTTGAAGAGTTCTTTACCCCGGGCGAAGAGATCCTCGTAGCCTCCAGCGCCGAGGAAATGCTCCGCTTCCTGCAGCGCTTCCCCGAGGAGGAGCGCCGCGCCATCGGGGAGCGCGCCCGCGCCCGGGTACTCGGCCACCACTCAGCCGCCTGCCGGGCGGAAGAACTCGAAGAATACCTGACCGCGCTGTAGCGGCGGGGAAAACAATTCACGAAAGGTAGCCGCATGACCCACGCCAAAGCAAGAACGCTGGAAGACGACATCAAGGAACTCTCCCCCTGGTTTCACAACCTGCACCTGCCGGACGGCACCGAGACCGCCCCGGACCACTTCCTGGGAGACTTCCCTTCCTTCAAATGGCGCGAGATCGCCGAATGCATCCCCGAAGACCTGAGCGGCTGGAGCGCGCTCGATATCGGCTGCAACGCAGGCTTTTACAGCTTCGAGCTAGCGCGCCGCGGGGCACGCGTCCTGGGGATCGACTGCGACGGGCACTACCTCGAGCAGGCCGACTGGGCCGCCGAGCAGTACGGCCTGCGCGATCGCGTCGAATTCCGGCAGATGCAGGTGTACGACCTGGCGCGCATCAAGGGGAAATTCGACCTCGTCCTCTTCATGGGGGTCTTCTACCACCTGCGCTACCCGATGCTCGCCCTCGACATCGTGGCCCAG contains these protein-coding regions:
- a CDS encoding CgeB family protein; this encodes MKIVVLGLSITSSWGNGHATTYRGLLREMDRRGHEILFLERDARWYEAHRDLPEPPFCRTLLYGSLDELFSEYGPEICDADCVIVGSYVYQGIEVGKWVSRHARGIKAFYDIDTPVTLAALARGECQYLSEDLIPCYDLYLSFTGGPTLDHLERHYGSRAARPLYCSVDPLVHFPMPVTPRWDLGYLGTYSDDRQPGLEQLLFQPAFHWRKGRFVVAGAQYPASLKWPENTHHIEHLPPECHSEFYSSQRFTLNLTRRQMLVAGYSPSVRLFEAAACAVPVVSDRWPGLEEFFTPGEEILVASSAEEMLRFLQRFPEEERRAIGERARARVLGHHSAACRAEELEEYLTAL
- a CDS encoding TIGR04290 family methyltransferase, with protein sequence MTHAKARTLEDDIKELSPWFHNLHLPDGTETAPDHFLGDFPSFKWREIAECIPEDLSGWSALDIGCNAGFYSFELARRGARVLGIDCDGHYLEQADWAAEQYGLRDRVEFRQMQVYDLARIKGKFDLVLFMGVFYHLRYPMLALDIVAQKTAGMLVFQAITMPGREVAGQHDFWINERDALLEPGWPKMSFIEERFAGDPTNWWIANHAGIEAMLRSAGLRITGHPGDETYLCQPDPIHPSCMTTWNRAEYLSATNGVG